DNA sequence from the Gammaproteobacteria bacterium genome:
GTTGGTTTAGTCCCCACCGACAATGGAAAAATAACCATTGATCAGCAAGATATAACGATGATGCCAATGCATCTTCGCGCACGTCAGGGCATTGGTTATTTACCACAAGAATCGTCAATATTTCGAAAATTGTCGGTGGTAGATAATATTATGGCGATCTTACAAACTAGAAAATCGCTATCAAAACAACAACGATTGGACAAATTAGAAAGCTTGCTGCAAGAGTTTCGCATTGAACATATCAGAGACAATCTCGGGATGTCGTTATCGGGTGGTGAACGCCGCCGCGTTGAGATAGCCCGAGCTTTGGCAGCTGACCCTGAATTTATTTTACTTGACGAGCCATTCGCTGGGGTAGATCCTATCTCGGTGATTGATATAAAAAATATAATTAAACAGTTGAAAGATCGTGGTTTAGGCGTATTAATTACCGACCATAACGTTCGGGAAACTCTCGATGTTTGTGAATTTGCCTATATCATGAGTCATGGAAAAATGATTGCACAAGGCAAGCCAGATGATATTCTGTCAAATCAGACCGTACGTGATGTTTATTTAGGTGAACAATTCAAATTATAGTAAGTTATAGGTGCCCAGTACCCAAGTTAAAGAGCGATTAGTTCAGGTATTAGTTCCCGGGTGTGAAGTTATCTCAACAAAATAATGGAATTAAATGAAAGCTTCTTTGCAGTTAAAACTTGGTCAATCATTGACCATGACGCCTCAGCTTCAGCAGGCAATTAGATTACTTCAATTATCAACTCTTGACCTGCAAGCAGAGATTCAAGAGGCGCTTGACGCTAACCCATTATTAGAAGTTGAAGAAGGCTCGGATAACGAACCAGCCAAAGGCGAGAGCAACGACTCAAATACAATTTCTGACAGCCCACAGGCAGACAACGAACCCACCGAAGCCACCGAAGCTCAGGATAACAGCACGCTAGACACCACAGAAGCGCTCGAACAACCCAACATTAGTGACGAGCTGCCAATCGATAGCACTTGGGATGATTACACCTCAGCAGCACCCGCGGCCTCAAGTGGCCCGATCGATGAAGATTTTCAATTTCAGGGGGAAACCACTGAAAATTTACAAGACCATTTATTATGGCAAATGAATTTAACCCCCTTTAGCGAAACCGATTTCGCAATTGCCACCGCAATAATTGATGCGATTGAAGAAACGGGTTATCTGACCCAGACTCCTGATGATATTTTAACTGCAATGGCTAATTCAGAAGTTGAACTGGACGAAGTGATGGCCGTATTGAAACGGATCCAGCATTTTGACCCGGTCGGTGTCGCGGCGCAAGACCCGAGTGAATGCCTAGCAATTCAACTAAAGCGTTTACCAGAAAGTACGCCATGGCGTGCCGAAGCCTTGCTGTTAGTAACTGATTATATGCAATTATTAGCACAGCGTGATTATCGAACGTTAACCCGTAAAACAAAACTTAAAGAACATCAATTAGCCGCCGCGATTTTGTTAATTCAAACCCTGAATCCGCACCCTGGCAGTGCTATCATCAAGAAAAAAGATGAATATGTTATTCCTGATGTCTCTGTTAAAAAAATTAAAGGCCGCTGGGTAGTTGAGCTTAATCCTGATAGTTTACCTAAAATTAGGGTTAATCAACAATATGCAGCCTTGAGTAAAACCAGTAAAAGCACGAGTGATACTCAGTTTATTCGCAACCATTTGCAAGAAGCAAAGTGGTTTATCAAAAGCATCGACAGCCGTAATGAAACCTTATTAAAAGTAGCTAATTGCATTGTGGTACAGCAACGTGGCTTTTTTGAGTATGGCGATGAAGCGATGAAACCTTTAGTATTAAATGATGTGGCTGAAGCCGTTGAAATGCATGAGTCGACAATTTCTCGGGTCACGACTCAAAAATACATGCATACCCCGCGTGGGATCTTCGAGCTTAAGTACTTTTTTTCAAGTCATGTCAGCACAGAAAATGGTGGAGAGTGTTCGTCGACCGCAATTCGAGCTATTATTAAGAAGCTGATTGCCGCAGAGAATACTAAAAAGCCATTAAGTGATAGTAAAATTGTCGATTTATTAGCGGATCAAGGGATAAAAGTAGCGCGACGTACCATCGCAAAATATCGAGATGCTTTATCGATCCCTGCGTCTAATCAAAGAAAGAGTTTAATTTAAGTTTTTACCAAACGGAGAATGTATTATATGCAAATTAATCTAACTGGTCATCACGTAGAAATAACCGATTCTCTTCACGAATATGTACACAGTAAATTTGGGAAATTAGAACGCCATTTTGAACATATCAACAATGTGCATGTGGTACTTAATGTCGAAAAGCTCGAGCAAATTGCCGAGGCGACATTACACATCAATGGTGGCGAAGTCTTTGCCAATTCAACGCACGAAGATATGTACGCAGCCATCGATGCGTTAATCCATAAACTAGATCGTCAAATCATTAAACACAAAGAGAAAATGACCAGACGTTAATTATTATCCGAGCTGTTAGTTCAATACCCTAGCAGCTCGCCTTTATCCAGAACTCAGGTTAAGTAACCATCAATCCGCTTTATGTTTGTCCTCTTTACTATATAATCTATTGCAAACAATTTATTACGCATTCGAGTAAGACCAATAGCTGCTTACGGATCTACGATTCGCTAATCTCTTACTTTGAGCAATAAAACTCGATAGAAAAATTCATTTATAGGGAATTAACAGTGAAACTCACCATCGTCAGCGGTAGCTCAGGCTCAGGAAAAAGCGTTGCACTGCGCGTATTTGAAGATCTCGGATACTACTGTGTCGATAACCTGCCAATGAGTTTATTACTCGCTTTTGTGCAAAGTATGACTGATATGAAGCAGTCGATTGCGGTAAGTTTAGACGTGAGAAATATTCCAAAAGATAAAGATGAATTCAATAAATTATTGACTCAACTGGCTGCAGAAGCACAGATTGAAA
Encoded proteins:
- the hpf gene encoding ribosome hibernation promoting factor, which codes for MQINLTGHHVEITDSLHEYVHSKFGKLERHFEHINNVHVVLNVEKLEQIAEATLHINGGEVFANSTHEDMYAAIDALIHKLDRQIIKHKEKMTRR
- a CDS encoding RNA polymerase factor sigma-54, whose product is MKASLQLKLGQSLTMTPQLQQAIRLLQLSTLDLQAEIQEALDANPLLEVEEGSDNEPAKGESNDSNTISDSPQADNEPTEATEAQDNSTLDTTEALEQPNISDELPIDSTWDDYTSAAPAASSGPIDEDFQFQGETTENLQDHLLWQMNLTPFSETDFAIATAIIDAIEETGYLTQTPDDILTAMANSEVELDEVMAVLKRIQHFDPVGVAAQDPSECLAIQLKRLPESTPWRAEALLLVTDYMQLLAQRDYRTLTRKTKLKEHQLAAAILLIQTLNPHPGSAIIKKKDEYVIPDVSVKKIKGRWVVELNPDSLPKIRVNQQYAALSKTSKSTSDTQFIRNHLQEAKWFIKSIDSRNETLLKVANCIVVQQRGFFEYGDEAMKPLVLNDVAEAVEMHESTISRVTTQKYMHTPRGIFELKYFFSSHVSTENGGECSSTAIRAIIKKLIAAENTKKPLSDSKIVDLLADQGIKVARRTIAKYRDALSIPASNQRKSLI
- the lptB gene encoding LPS export ABC transporter ATP-binding protein, translated to MSKLTAQNLAKRYGSRQVVTDVSLEVAQGQIVGLLGPNGAGKTTTFYMVVGLVPTDNGKITIDQQDITMMPMHLRARQGIGYLPQESSIFRKLSVVDNIMAILQTRKSLSKQQRLDKLESLLQEFRIEHIRDNLGMSLSGGERRRVEIARALAADPEFILLDEPFAGVDPISVIDIKNIIKQLKDRGLGVLITDHNVRETLDVCEFAYIMSHGKMIAQGKPDDILSNQTVRDVYLGEQFKL